The Gammaproteobacteria bacterium DNA window GCCTGAGGCTCGCATGACCCTGCTCGTCGACCTCGGCAACACCCGCCTCAAGCTCGCGCAACACGCTGGCTCCGGACTCTCCGAGATTCACGCCATCGCCCATCACGGCGATCCCGCCCACGCCTTCGCCGCGCTGGATACGCCAGCCGGGATGCCGGTGCGAATCGCCAGCGTGTTCGAGCAGACCGCCAACGAGCGTTTCGCCGAAGCGATTCGCGCGCGCCATCCGCAAATTCATTTCGTGCGCAGCGAAGCCAGCCGCAACGGCCTGCGCAATGCCTACGCCGAACCGCAGCGCCTCGGTGTGGACCGCTGGCTGGCGATGCTCGCGCTCTGGACCGAAGCGCGCGGCGCCTGCTGCATCGTCAGCGCCGGTACCGCGTTGACGGTCGACCTCGTCGATTCCAGCGGTCAGCATCGTGGCGGCTACATCGCGCCCGGTCTCATCACCCAGCAGCAGGCCGTGCTCGGCGCCACCCGCTTCGAACACCGCGATACCACCGCGCCCTACCGCAATGAACCGGGCCGCGACACTGAAGGCTGCGTACGTGAAGCCGCACTCGCCGCTGCACTGGGACTGATCGAATACACCACACGGGATTTCGACGGCCTGCGCGTCCTTGTCGGTGGTGATGCCGACATCCTGAGGCCGCATCTGAATGCCGATTG harbors:
- a CDS encoding type III pantothenate kinase; the protein is MTLLVDLGNTRLKLAQHAGSGLSEIHAIAHHGDPAHAFAALDTPAGMPVRIASVFEQTANERFAEAIRARHPQIHFVRSEASRNGLRNAYAEPQRLGVDRWLAMLALWTEARGACCIVSAGTALTVDLVDSSGQHRGGYIAPGLITQQQAVLGATRFEHRDTTAPYRNEPGRDTEGCVREAALAAALGLIEYTTRDFDGLRVLVGGDADILRPHLNADWKTRPDLVLRGLAEVDIEP